GGCGAGCCGGTGGTGCTCGGCCTCTGGTCGCAGTGGCGGCTCGCCGACCCGTCGCGCACGCTGGTGCTCGGCGTGCCGATGCTGGTGCCCAACGAGGCCGCCGTACCCGACGACCAGGTCGCGAAGCTGCTCGCCCAGGGCGCCCGCGGCGACTTCGACCAGCACTTCCTGCGACTGGCCCGCAAGCTGGTCGCGCTCGGTGGGAACGACACCGTCCTCACCCCGGGCTGGGAGATGAACGGCACCACCTACACCCACCGCTGCAAACCCGACCCGACCGCCTGGAAGGCCTACTGGCGGCGGATCGTGGCCGTGATGCGGTCGGTGCCCGGGCAGCGGTTCCGCTTCGACTTCACGCCCAACCGCGGCCTGGACGCCATCCCGTGGACCCGCTGCTACCCCGGTGACGACGTGGTCGACATCATCGGCATGGACAGCTACGACCAGCCGGCCGGTGCCACCTTCGACACCTACGTCTCCGAGCCGTACGGCCTGCAGGACCAGGTGGAGTTCGCGGCCAGGCGCGGCAAGCCGGTCTCGTACCCCGAATGGGGCCTGTTCCGCAACGGCGACAATCCGGAGTACGTGCGGCGGATGGTGGAGTGGATGCGCACCCACGACACCGTCTACCAGACCGTGACGGACTACTGCCCGCACGGCTTCTGGCAGTGCGAGCGCAATCCGCGCTCCAGCGCCGTGTTCAAGCAGCTGATGTCCGGCTCGAAGGGCTCCGCCTCCCCCGCGGCGCGGCCGCCGTCAGCTTCGCCCGCGGGCCACTAGCGCCTCCTTCAGCCGCGGCAGCCGGGCCCGCAGCACCCGGACCGCGGCCTGCCGCGCGCGGACCGCGGCCGCGCGGACGGCGACCGCCGGGGCCGCCCGGCCGGGGCCGAGCAGCAGGTGCTGGTTGGCCAGCGCGTCGGGGCGCCAGCGCTGCTTGTAGGGCTCCTGCCCGCGCAGCAGGCTCAACACCGGGATGTCCGCCTCCACCACCTCGTCCAGCGCCGCGCCGAACAGCAGTCCGGCGATGTCGAGCCGCTCGCGCAGCGCGGGGTGCGCGCCGTAGAGGTAGAGCCCGCCGAAGACCGGCGAGAGCAGCACCAGGTTCACCGCGACCAGTTCGCCGTCCAGCCGGAAGCGGTGGACCGCCGCGCGCCCGGTCGCGACCAGACCGGTGGTGGAGTCGGTGAGGTGGCGGGCGAACCGCTCGGTGCGGTGCTCGGCGGTCACGCCGCGCTCCCGCCACTGGAGGAAGTGCAGTCTCAGCAGCTCCTCGACCGCCGCCGGCACCTCGGCGCTCGTGACGCTGGTGACCTCCACCCCGGCCTGCGCGATCCGGCGCAGCTTCACCCGGCTGCGCTGGGCGGTCTTCCCCGGCAGCCGCTTGAGCAGCTCCTCCATGGGGACGGCCGGCAGGTACTGGCAGAGCGAGTCGGCGAGCCGGTACCGGCGCCCGCGCCAGTGCTCGAAGACCAGCTGCACGGCGGCCCGCGGGTGCACCTCGCGCAGCTCCAGGCTCTGCCAGAACCGGGTCAGCGGCAGCGCCGCGGCGAACTCGGCCGCGGCGCGCTCCGCGCAGGAGTCGTCCAGCAGGATGTCGGTGAAGTCGATCAGGCCGCCGCCGAGACCGCTCAGGCCGCCCAGCAGGGCGGCCAGCGGGCCCGGCCCGCGCTGGAAGGCGCCCGCGCCGACCAGCAGGCCGTCCCGGCGGACCAGGACCACCACCAGCGCGCCGGGGTGGCCGTAGCTGCGCCACCAGGACGCCTGCCAGGAGGCGGACTGGAACGAGGTGGCCGTCCGGCAGCGGGTGGCCAGGTCGTCCCACTCGGCGGCGAGCTCGGCGATCGCCTCGTCCTCGCGGCGGATCTCGCTGCTCCACCGCCCGGTCTCCGGGGTCCGCGCCGAGAGGCCGGCCGGCGCGAGGTCGGCACTCATCGGCTGCCCGCGGCGGGGACGGCGTCCTTGCCCGCCCCGGCCGCGGCCGACGTGCCGCCGGGCCGGAGGCCGGCGCCGGGCTCGGACCGGTCCGCCCCGGCCGCGGGGCCGGCGCCCCGGCCGGCGGCCCCAACCGCGGCGGGCGCCTGCGCGGGGACGGCGGCCGGGCCGGGGGCCTCGGGGCGACGGCGGGTCATCATCACCAGGGCGCCGATCAGCACACCGGCGGCGGCGCCCACCGCGACGTCCAGCTGCTTGGAGGGCGAGGTCGGCTGGTCGGACGCCGCGGCAGCGGCCAACGGCACCAGCTTCACGCCGGTCTCGGCGGTGCTCGTGTTGCCGAACACCACCAGCGACCCGGCCACCGCGTCGGCGGCCTGCGCCGCCTCCTTGGGGCGCGCTCCGGTACCGGTGATCTCGATCACCGGCGCGTCCGGCGAGGTGGTGCCGTGCACCAGCGCCGCGAGCTGGGGAACGGTGCGGCCGGTCGCCGCCGCCGCGCCCGCGAGCACCTGCGGCTGCCCGGCGAGGCGGCCGTACGCCTGGGCGAAGCTGACCGCGCTCGCGCCGTCCCCCGGGTTCTGCGGCGCCACCACCACGTAGGCGCTGGCGGCGTACACCGGGTGCGCGGCGACCGCGTAACCGGCCCCGGCGGCGGCGCCCAGCGGCACCGCGAGGGCCACCGGCCACCAGCGGCGGGCCAGTTGGCGAGCGCTCTGGCGCAGTTCGGACATCGGGACTCCTCGGTAGGACGTGACGGTTGAGGTGGTACGGGCGGGTGCTCGGGGTGCGGCCGGCTCGGCCCGCGTGCCGGGCCGGGCGGCTCAGGGGCCGGACGTGGCCCGCCCGGGGAGGCGGGCCCGGCTCTCGGCGCGACGCGCGGCGGGCACCAGCCGGTCGTAGAGGGCGCCCAGCTCGGCCCCGACCCGGGCGATGTCGTAGTGGGCGACGGCGGCCGGCGGTCCGCTCGGCGGGGGCCCGCCGGGGCCGGAGCGCCGGTGCGGCCCGTGCGACGCGTGGAGCTCGCGCAGCTCCGAGGCGTACGTGGCGGCGTCCGAGCGGATCCGGCGCACCCCCGGGGCCGCCCCTGCGGGGAGCTCGTCCAGTGCCGGGCAGGCGCTGTGGCGCACCGCAAGACCGGCCGCGAGTGCCTCCAGGACCCCGAGGCCGAACGTCTCCTCGACCGAGGGGGCCGCCAACACGTCCAGGGCGGTGAGCAGTTCGGGGACGTCGTCGCGCTCGCCGGTGAGCACCAGACGCCCCCGGACACCCAACTCGTGCGCCCGGCACTCCAGCGCGCTCCGCTCCGGGCCCTCGCCGACCAGGACCAGCCAGGGGCCGGACGGGCCCGGGCCGACCAGCTCCCGCAGTGCCTCCAGCAACACGTCGAACCGCTTGCCCGGCACCAGCCGGCCGAGGCCGCCGATCACCCAACTGTCCTGCGGCAGGCCGAGTTCGGTCCGCAGTCGACGGCGGACCGCGGCCCGCTCCGCGGCCGGCCGGGCGTACCGCGCGGCGTCGATGCCGTTCGGGATCAGTTCCACCCGGGCCGGCGGGACGCCCCAGCCGTGCAGCGTCCGCTCCACCTGGCGCGAGACGGCCACGGTGGTCCGCCCGAGGCGTTCGGCGGCCAGGTAGAGGCCCTTGACGCCGGGGGTCACCGGGCGGCCCTCGATCACCCCGGGGTGCAGCGAGTGCTCGGTCGCCAGCACCGCGCGGACGCCCGCCAGCCGGGCCGCCAGACGTCCGTACAGGCCCGCCCGGTAGAGGTGGGTGTGCACCAGGTCGAAGTCGCCGTCCCGGATCAGCCGCGTCAGCCGGGGCAGTGCGCCGACGTCGCGGTTACCGGTCATGGCCAGGTCGTGGACGGGGACGCCGTCGGCCCGCAGCGCGGCGGCGACCGTCCCCGGATTGGTCAGCGCGACCACCTCGCAGCGCTGGTGCGCGGGTAGGTTGCGGACCGTCAGCAGCAGCTGGCGCTCCGCGCCGCCCGAGGCCAGGCCGGTGACGACGTGCAGCACCCGCAGCGGGCGCTCGCTCCGCCCGGTCACCGGGCGGCCCGCCGCCCGGCGGGCAGGCTGCGCCGCAGGCCGGTGACGGTGTCGCGCAGGCGGTGGCGGCCCCGTTTGGCCCGCAGCCGCCAGCCGCCGTCGCGGTCGCCGACGTAGCAGCGCGGCAGCGCGAACCGGCCGGTCAGCGGCGAGTGGGCGATCGCGACGGCGTAGTCGTAGCCGGCGTCGCGGACGGCGAGGGTGGCGGGCAGGTCGACCGCGCCGTACGGGTAGCAGAACCCGGTCACCGGGCCGCCCACCAGGTCCTCCAGGGCGCGGCGGCTCTCCACGGTCTGCCGTACCAGCCGGTC
The sequence above is drawn from the Kitasatospora sp. NBC_00315 genome and encodes:
- a CDS encoding glycoside hydrolase family 26 protein; this encodes MRIGRLTLAAAALLMLTTASIPAGTPLGSAERGAALSSDGIGTRGAAPRPAVQRPAHEPEFGAFVGSWDNYIPQISRYAQWLGNANVQVGHTYLAGNTWADVEGEPVVLGLWSQWRLADPSRTLVLGVPMLVPNEAAVPDDQVAKLLAQGARGDFDQHFLRLARKLVALGGNDTVLTPGWEMNGTTYTHRCKPDPTAWKAYWRRIVAVMRSVPGQRFRFDFTPNRGLDAIPWTRCYPGDDVVDIIGMDSYDQPAGATFDTYVSEPYGLQDQVEFAARRGKPVSYPEWGLFRNGDNPEYVRRMVEWMRTHDTVYQTVTDYCPHGFWQCERNPRSSAVFKQLMSGSKGSASPAARPPSASPAGH
- a CDS encoding GNAT family N-acetyltransferase yields the protein MSADLAPAGLSARTPETGRWSSEIRREDEAIAELAAEWDDLATRCRTATSFQSASWQASWWRSYGHPGALVVVLVRRDGLLVGAGAFQRGPGPLAALLGGLSGLGGGLIDFTDILLDDSCAERAAAEFAAALPLTRFWQSLELREVHPRAAVQLVFEHWRGRRYRLADSLCQYLPAVPMEELLKRLPGKTAQRSRVKLRRIAQAGVEVTSVTSAEVPAAVEELLRLHFLQWRERGVTAEHRTERFARHLTDSTTGLVATGRAAVHRFRLDGELVAVNLVLLSPVFGGLYLYGAHPALRERLDIAGLLFGAALDEVVEADIPVLSLLRGQEPYKQRWRPDALANQHLLLGPGRAAPAVAVRAAAVRARQAAVRVLRARLPRLKEALVARGRS
- a CDS encoding Wzz/FepE/Etk N-terminal domain-containing protein; protein product: MSELRQSARQLARRWWPVALAVPLGAAAGAGYAVAAHPVYAASAYVVVAPQNPGDGASAVSFAQAYGRLAGQPQVLAGAAAATGRTVPQLAALVHGTTSPDAPVIEITGTGARPKEAAQAADAVAGSLVVFGNTSTAETGVKLVPLAAAAASDQPTSPSKQLDVAVGAAAGVLIGALVMMTRRRPEAPGPAAVPAQAPAAVGAAGRGAGPAAGADRSEPGAGLRPGGTSAAAGAGKDAVPAAGSR
- a CDS encoding glycosyltransferase — protein: MTGRSERPLRVLHVVTGLASGGAERQLLLTVRNLPAHQRCEVVALTNPGTVAAALRADGVPVHDLAMTGNRDVGALPRLTRLIRDGDFDLVHTHLYRAGLYGRLAARLAGVRAVLATEHSLHPGVIEGRPVTPGVKGLYLAAERLGRTTVAVSRQVERTLHGWGVPPARVELIPNGIDAARYARPAAERAAVRRRLRTELGLPQDSWVIGGLGRLVPGKRFDVLLEALRELVGPGPSGPWLVLVGEGPERSALECRAHELGVRGRLVLTGERDDVPELLTALDVLAAPSVEETFGLGVLEALAAGLAVRHSACPALDELPAGAAPGVRRIRSDAATYASELRELHASHGPHRRSGPGGPPPSGPPAAVAHYDIARVGAELGALYDRLVPAARRAESRARLPGRATSGP